The following are from one region of the Silene latifolia isolate original U9 population chromosome 9, ASM4854445v1, whole genome shotgun sequence genome:
- the LOC141599875 gene encoding mannan endo-1,4-beta-mannosidase 2-like encodes MATSHGVMKKLFAKKGMFFPIAGFAIIMTLIFMAFGGNLGGLNRQNYSFVKVVGHQFMLDGKPFYINGWNSYWLMDHAVDEISRPRTKEMLQQGSKMGLTVCRTWAFNDGTYHALQLSPGQFDQQTFQALDYVISEARNNGVRVILSLVNNLHAYGGKTQYVQWAWDEGLGISSSNDSFFYDPTTQGYFKHFVKTVLTRKNTITGIEYREDPIILAWELINEPRCTSDPSGDTLQDWIKEMSEYIKTIDEKHLVTIGLEGFYDSNSPKSADNPTKFEGSLGTDFIRNNHIPTIDFASFHMYPDKWVHKNLDEKLEFAKKWISSHFEDGEKQLKKPVILSEFGLSGHTEGFEPGHRDKLIKIVDEITYKSAKSNGAGAGSFMWQFMVKGMEEYNDDFGVIPWELESTYSVMVEQSCRLARLRGSSSLKGSLIDMCRRSEQ; translated from the exons ATGGCAACATCTCATGGTGTTATGAAAAAATTGTTTGCaaaaaagggaatgtttttcccaaTCGCCGGGTTCGcaataataatgacattgatTTTCATGGCATTTGGTGGTAATTTGGGTGGGTTAAACAGGCAAAATTATAGCTTTGTAAAAGTAGTTGGGCATCAATTTATGTTGGATGGTAAACCATTTTACATAAATGGATGGAATTCTTATTGGTTAATGGATCATGCTGTTGATGAGATTAGTAGACCAAGGACTAAGGAGATGCTTCAACAAGGTTCTAAAATGGGTCTTACCGTTTGTAGAACTTGGGCTTTTAATGACGGCACTTACCATGCTTTGCAGCTTTCTCCTGGTCAATTCGACCAACAAACCTTTCAG GCACTGGATTATGTGATTTCGGAAGCCAGAAATAATGGAGTAAGGGTAATCTTAAGTTTAGTGAACAATCTGCATGCCTATGGTGGAAAAACACAGTATGTACAATGGGCATGGGACGAAGGCCTTGGCATAAGTTCCTCTAATGACTCTTTCTTCTATGATCCAACCACCCAGGGCTATTTCAAACATTTTGTCAAG ACTGTGCTTACGAGGAAGAATACCATCACTGGAATAGAGTACCGGGAAGATCCAATTATACTTGCTTGGGAGTTGATTAATGAACCACGGTGCACATCTGACCCTTCAGGAGACACCCTTCAA GATTGGATCAAAGAGATGTCAGAGTATATTAAAACAATCGATGAGAAGCACCTGGTGACAATAGGCCTAGAAGGATTCTATGATTCAAATAGTCCCAAGTCAGCTGATAACCCAACTAAATTTGAAGGTTCACTTGGCACTGATTTTATTCGCAACAACCATATACCTACTATTGATTTCGCTTCATTTCATATGTACCCTGACAAGTG GGTTCATAAAAATCTTGATGAAAAACTGGAATTTGCCAAAAAGTGGATATCATCTCACTTTGAAGATGGTGAAAAACAACTCAAGAAGCCAGTCATTCTGTCTGAATTCGGACTGTCAGGCCATACGGAGGGATTTGAACCTGGTCATCGCGATAAGCTAATCAAAATTGTGGATGAAATTACATACAAGTCTGCCAAAAGCAATGGGGCTGGTGCTGGTTCTTTCATGTGGCAGTTCATGGTAAAAGGAATGGAGGAATATAATGATGATTTCGGAGTGATCCCATGGGAACTGGAATCCACTTACAGTGTAATGGTCGAGCAGTCATGCAGGTTGGCTCGTCTACGTGGATCGTCTTCCTTGAAGGGCAGTCTGATAGATATGTGTCGTCGAAGTGAGCAATGA